One part of the Rhinoderma darwinii isolate aRhiDar2 unplaced genomic scaffold, aRhiDar2.hap1 Scaffold_668, whole genome shotgun sequence genome encodes these proteins:
- the SPAG7 gene encoding sperm-associated antigen 7: protein MADLLGSILSSMERPPQVGDQESRRKAREQAARLQKMQEHERRQKVEFTKKMEKEVSAFIQGSSPSKKFSPMNKIQRSILHDVVDVAGLTSFSFGEDEESRYVMIFKKEFAPCDEELEAYRRGEEWDPVKAEEKRRLKELAQREAEEDAMKGPSNVNPNTDYRDKYSHLIGKVAAKDAAHTLQANKTYGCVPVANKRDTRSIEEAMNEIRAKKRLKQEDGESAAGKS, encoded by the exons ATGGCGGATCTGCTCGGTTCTATTCTGAGCTCCATGGAGCGGCCGCCTCAGGTCGGGGACCAGGAGAGTCGGCGGAAGGCCAGAG AGCAAGCGGCCCGGCTGCAGAAGATGCAAGAACACGAAAGAAGACAGAAAGTGGAGTTCACAAAAAAG ATGGAGAAGGAAGTGTCGGCTTTTATTCAGGGCAGCTCTCCGTCTAAGAAGTTCTCACCGATGAATAAGATTCAGCGCAGTATTCT ACATGACGTGGTGGACGTGGCCGGCCTGACGTCCTTCTCATTCGGGGAGGATGAGGAGAGTAGATACGTCATGATCTTTAAGAAG GAGTTTGCGCCGTGTGACGAGGAGCTGGAGGCGTACCGCCGGGGGGAGGAGTGGGACCCCGTCAAGGCTGAGGAGAAGCGGAGGTTGAAG GAGTTGGCGCAGCGAGAGGCGGAGGAAGATGCAATGAAGGGTCCATCAAATGTAAATCCCAACACCGACTACAGAGATAAGTACAGTCACTTGATCGGAAAGGTCGCCGCTAAGGACGCCGCCCATACTCTACAGGCCAACAAGACGTACGGCTGCG TTCCAGTCGCCAATAAGCGAGACACGCGATCCATCGAGGAGGCGATGAATGAAATTCGAGCCAAGAAACGTTTAAAACAAGAGGACGGCGAATCCGCGGCTGGTAAATCGTAG